From the genome of Scytonema hofmannii PCC 7110, one region includes:
- a CDS encoding response regulator — protein MTKILVIEDEAESREMFLESLETEGFNAIGAQNGLVGVEQVQKHLPDLVICDIMMPELDGYGVLTTLRQNPMTAIIPFIFLTAKASNAELRHAMKLGADDYLTKPTTVEELLAAIAARLEKQAALKQWYTALQQISTPEATEEAKATTSESIFPSCPHLSEVFQFIEENYHQPISLCDVAQAVGYAPGYLTDLMRRLTGLTVNRWIVERRLVAACSLLLETNQSIEQIAEKVGYQNTGHFFRQFRQYQGTTPQVWRNAHRIQNSIKHN, from the coding sequence ATGACAAAGATTTTAGTAATAGAAGATGAAGCAGAAAGCCGAGAGATGTTTTTAGAATCCTTGGAAACAGAAGGGTTCAACGCCATCGGTGCCCAAAACGGTCTTGTTGGTGTTGAGCAGGTGCAGAAACATCTACCTGATTTGGTAATTTGTGACATTATGATGCCAGAACTTGATGGTTACGGTGTCCTCACCACGCTGCGCCAAAATCCGATGACAGCGATTATTCCATTCATTTTTCTGACTGCTAAAGCTAGCAATGCGGAACTTCGCCACGCTATGAAGTTGGGAGCTGATGACTATCTGACTAAGCCAACTACAGTAGAGGAATTATTGGCTGCGATCGCCGCCCGATTAGAAAAACAAGCTGCTCTGAAGCAGTGGTACACTGCTTTGCAGCAAATCTCAACGCCTGAGGCTACTGAGGAGGCAAAAGCCACAACTAGTGAGTCGATTTTTCCGTCCTGTCCGCACTTAAGTGAGGTTTTCCAATTCATTGAAGAGAATTATCACCAACCAATTAGTTTATGTGACGTAGCCCAAGCAGTGGGTTACGCTCCTGGTTACTTAACTGACCTCATGCGACGCCTCACTGGGCTTACGGTGAACCGATGGATTGTAGAACGTCGGCTGGTAGCAGCGTGTTCATTGCTGTTGGAGACTAACCAGTCAATTGAGCAGATTGCTGAAAAAGTGGGCTATCAAAATACGGGACATTTCTTTCGTCAATTCCGTCAATACCAGGGAACTACGCCTCAAGTTTGGAGAAACGCGCATCGCATTCAAAATAGCATAAAACATAACTGA
- a CDS encoding NHLP leader peptide family RiPP precursor, whose amino-acid sequence MHEELKKVITQAMSTRFEFEQKLIQRAWEDETFKQELLNNPKAVYARESGEEIPTNLEIEVIQETANKVYLVLPINPVAANTSEEELSEEALETVAGGVECTFFSAVRATFCIISSRTIRNANNLT is encoded by the coding sequence ATGCACGAAGAACTGAAAAAAGTCATTACTCAAGCAATGAGTACCCGCTTCGAGTTTGAGCAGAAACTCATTCAGCGGGCTTGGGAAGATGAAACATTCAAGCAAGAATTGCTCAACAATCCCAAAGCAGTTTATGCGAGGGAGTCAGGAGAAGAAATTCCAACAAACCTTGAAATTGAAGTCATCCAGGAAACAGCCAACAAGGTTTATTTAGTACTGCCAATTAACCCGGTTGCAGCTAATACATCTGAGGAAGAACTATCTGAGGAAGCTCTGGAAACAGTGGCAGGTGGTGTCGAGTGTACGTTCTTTAGTGCAGTAAGAGCTACATTTTGCATTATCAGCAGTAGAACAATAAGAAACGCCAACAACTTAACCTAA
- a CDS encoding sensor histidine kinase: MVFGNCISKQRNSRISIRNISQRKQTSVALQKTNKELESRIQELLGELSDVNEELRREKALRQRVEIALEQEKQLAEHRAHFASMISHEFRTPLNIISFSTSSLKRYYHHLSEEKKLQYLQRLQTAVEQIGQLMDEVLMLGRAEVGKLKFEPEPLNPIQFCHDILAQFNLSQNRHHAVTFASRGDCRTVCVDKKLLQPILTNLLSNAIKYSPVGSTIDVILCYQDKKLIFQIKDRGIGIPKAEQQRLFEPYYRAENVGDVPGSGLGLALVKKFVDLHGGQISVASEIGVGTTFTITLPVTEPAFDIKSGSI; the protein is encoded by the coding sequence ATGGTTTTTGGCAACTGCATTTCAAAGCAACGCAATTCTCGTATCTCGATCCGTAATATCAGCCAACGCAAGCAGACCTCAGTAGCTTTACAGAAGACTAATAAAGAGCTAGAGTCGAGAATACAAGAGCTTTTAGGTGAATTAAGTGATGTTAATGAGGAATTACGCCGCGAGAAAGCTTTGCGTCAGCGGGTAGAGATCGCTCTAGAACAAGAAAAACAACTTGCTGAACATAGAGCACACTTTGCCTCTATGATCTCTCATGAATTCCGCACTCCCCTAAACATCATCTCCTTCTCCACCAGCTCGCTGAAACGCTATTATCACCACTTGAGTGAAGAGAAAAAACTCCAGTATTTACAGCGCCTTCAAACAGCAGTTGAACAGATCGGCCAATTGATGGATGAAGTTCTCATGCTGGGTAGAGCAGAAGTAGGAAAGCTAAAGTTTGAGCCAGAACCACTTAATCCGATCCAATTCTGCCATGACATATTGGCTCAATTCAATTTGAGTCAAAACCGCCACCATGCAGTCACTTTTGCCAGTCGCGGTGATTGTAGAACAGTCTGTGTGGATAAAAAATTACTACAGCCCATTCTCACGAATTTACTCTCGAATGCAATCAAGTATTCTCCAGTTGGCAGCACAATTGATGTTATACTCTGTTATCAAGATAAAAAACTGATTTTCCAGATTAAGGATAGGGGAATTGGTATTCCAAAAGCAGAGCAACAAAGACTGTTTGAGCCATATTATCGGGCTGAAAATGTCGGCGATGTACCAGGTAGTGGATTGGGATTGGCACTGGTCAAAAAGTTTGTAGACCTGCATGGCGGTCAAATCAGCGTGGCAAGTGAAATCGGTGTGGGTACGACGTTTACAATTACATTACCAGTCACGGAACCAGCCTTTGATATCAAATCTGGTAGCATCTGA
- a CDS encoding S8 family peptidase, with protein sequence MRRSLNAMRDLRLLQRIVTSGVIATTAVLGSLVVEVQAATFTLPIEPAAKATGVDILRDRYGLDGTGITIGFISDSFATAETFGTSGNLDTYATNIADSYLPSGVNVLKDYSEPGATDEGRAIAQLIHAVAPGAKLVFHTGVGGVDDFGQGIQALAAAGADIIVDDVGYIPQNIPDAPLNLLDLEPPNGLINQAINAVVNQGISYFTDAGNDFPELPIYGHTNNPNALTVGAVYYGNAKSYSNQRYGVVIEQGQLQPFSSEGNFNSLKPDVVAPDALPISFGLGGEDARRVANPGFFDFFGTSASAPYTAAVAALLLQADPSATPTDIYNALRDTADSPLPGFDSRLGFGLIQGEKALMALNTRAKLKTVPEPSAVPALLCISVLIASLFVKRTKQRSEIIAKPSESLTLVHSGLTQLL encoded by the coding sequence TTGAGAAGGTCTTTAAATGCCATGAGAGATTTGAGACTACTCCAAAGAATCGTCACGTCAGGGGTGATTGCGACGACTGCGGTACTAGGAAGCCTCGTTGTCGAGGTTCAGGCGGCTACCTTCACCCTACCGATTGAACCAGCTGCCAAAGCTACAGGGGTTGATATTTTGCGCGATCGCTATGGTTTAGATGGCACCGGGATCACCATCGGTTTCATATCTGATAGTTTCGCCACAGCAGAGACTTTCGGCACCTCTGGCAACCTAGATACTTATGCAACCAACATAGCTGATAGCTACTTACCATCTGGCGTTAATGTGCTTAAGGACTACTCAGAACCTGGTGCCACGGATGAAGGTCGCGCCATCGCGCAGCTTATCCATGCTGTAGCTCCGGGAGCTAAGTTAGTATTCCACACAGGTGTGGGCGGTGTAGATGACTTCGGTCAGGGCATTCAGGCTCTAGCGGCTGCTGGGGCAGATATCATCGTGGATGATGTCGGCTATATCCCCCAAAATATCCCTGATGCGCCTTTAAACCTTCTAGATCTGGAGCCTCCGAATGGACTTATTAACCAGGCGATTAATGCGGTAGTCAATCAAGGAATTTCTTACTTCACTGACGCTGGTAATGATTTTCCCGAATTGCCAATTTATGGGCACACCAATAACCCAAATGCACTCACCGTTGGAGCAGTGTATTATGGGAACGCAAAATCCTACTCAAACCAGAGGTACGGCGTTGTTATAGAGCAGGGGCAATTGCAACCTTTTTCTTCAGAAGGTAACTTTAATTCCCTAAAGCCTGATGTTGTGGCTCCGGACGCACTGCCGATTTCCTTCGGCTTGGGCGGTGAAGATGCTCGCCGTGTTGCCAACCCCGGCTTCTTCGACTTCTTCGGTACCTCTGCGTCGGCTCCGTACACGGCTGCAGTGGCAGCATTGCTACTACAGGCAGATCCAAGCGCAACACCCACTGATATCTATAATGCTCTAAGAGATACGGCTGACAGTCCTTTGCCAGGTTTTGACTCCCGACTTGGCTTTGGTCTGATTCAGGGAGAGAAAGCCCTCATGGCACTCAATACGCGAGCCAAACTGAAAACAGTTCCCGAACCTTCCGCAGTTCCTGCCTTGCTGTGTATCAGCGTTCTAATTGCTAGTCTGTTTGTGAAACGGACTAAGCAAAGGTCAGAGATTATAGCAAAGCCCAGCGAGAGTCTCACCCTAGTTCACTCAGGACTTACCCAATTGCTATGA
- a CDS encoding NHLP leader peptide family RiPP precursor codes for MTKRIYFYKLLLERLWSDEQFKNCFIADPKPILCEFGVQLPEFLKKIEVHEDKLNLRNYILPMKEQLERYNLEEQNLIIAQVIRRALADEAFKAKLLQNPKAGIKEATGEDLPEDLTICFYEGTPTVRHLVIPMNPNKQQLSDSQLEMVAGGIAFPILRQSQPYIFGLQQFSPT; via the coding sequence ATGACGAAACGAATCTATTTCTACAAACTTCTTCTCGAGCGACTATGGTCTGATGAACAATTCAAAAACTGCTTCATTGCAGATCCCAAGCCTATACTATGTGAGTTTGGGGTGCAACTTCCCGAGTTTTTAAAAAAGATTGAAGTGCATGAAGATAAGCTTAACTTGCGAAATTATATTTTGCCAATGAAGGAGCAACTAGAAAGGTACAATCTGGAAGAACAAAATCTGATTATTGCTCAAGTTATAAGACGAGCTTTAGCTGATGAAGCCTTCAAAGCCAAACTGCTCCAAAACCCCAAGGCTGGTATTAAAGAGGCAACAGGTGAAGACTTACCTGAGGATTTAACTATTTGCTTTTACGAAGGCACGCCAACTGTCAGACATCTCGTCATTCCTATGAATCCGAATAAGCAGCAACTGAGTGATTCCCAACTAGAGATGGTTGCTGGTGGAATCGCTTTTCCAATCTTGAGGCAATCTCAACCTTATATTTTTGGTTTACAGCAGTTTTCACCTACATGA
- a CDS encoding NHLP leader peptide family RiPP precursor, whose translation MHEELKQIISQAMNNRFEFEQKLIQRAWEDENFKQELLSNPKAVYARESGEELPNDLKIEVIQETGNKVYLMLPNNPASAITNEGELSEEALEAVAGGKYCVQRSAAHNTEGCSWFSSAYTRSANNKV comes from the coding sequence ATGCACGAAGAACTGAAACAAATCATCTCTCAGGCAATGAACAACCGATTCGAGTTCGAGCAGAAGCTCATTCAGCGGGCTTGGGAAGATGAGAACTTCAAGCAAGAATTGCTGAGCAATCCCAAAGCAGTTTATGCGAGGGAGTCAGGAGAAGAACTACCAAATGATCTGAAAATTGAAGTCATCCAGGAAACTGGAAACAAGGTCTACTTGATGCTTCCAAATAACCCTGCTTCAGCTATTACAAATGAGGGAGAATTATCAGAGGAAGCCCTGGAAGCAGTAGCAGGTGGTAAATATTGCGTGCAACGTAGTGCTGCACACAATACAGAGGGGTGTTCATGGTTTAGCTCTGCCTATACACGCAGCGCCAACAATAAGGTGTAA
- a CDS encoding DUF1822 family protein, whose product MRGNLSESLTFMVPLGLEAHALAERFRKKHKSHQKAKQVYLNTLAVFAVQFYLRCMGIKTSCEGSLSWDSVMQTLMDVADLEVIGLGKIECLLVLPNEKVIQIPPEVCLDRIGYVAVQFEDLLAEATLLGFVKTVPSGGELPLSQLDYLEDLLIHLNQATEKIKQPIHLSQWFMNVVDLGWQTIESLLNPQQQAELVFKFRGAEHYEALQLENLNSSVQKGKILDLGQNSKSQLIALVVGLIPASREEINIGVKVYPIGEQNYLPEELELTVLDEVGITVMQAIARNTKSIQLNFISEIGERFSVKITLGNVSFTEVFLT is encoded by the coding sequence ATGAGAGGAAATTTATCAGAATCTTTAACCTTTATGGTACCGCTCGGCTTAGAAGCTCACGCACTTGCAGAACGTTTCCGAAAGAAACACAAGAGTCATCAGAAAGCCAAACAAGTTTATCTCAATACTTTGGCAGTATTTGCTGTCCAATTTTATCTACGTTGCATGGGAATTAAAACTTCTTGTGAAGGAAGTTTAAGTTGGGACTCAGTCATGCAAACTCTAATGGATGTTGCTGATTTAGAAGTCATCGGTTTAGGGAAAATAGAGTGTCTTCTAGTGTTACCAAATGAGAAAGTTATTCAGATTCCACCAGAAGTTTGCTTAGATAGAATTGGCTATGTAGCTGTACAGTTTGAGGACTTGCTTGCAGAAGCAACACTTCTCGGATTTGTCAAAACAGTTCCTTCTGGAGGCGAGTTACCTCTAAGCCAGTTGGATTACCTTGAAGATTTACTTATACACCTGAACCAAGCAACTGAAAAAATTAAACAACCAATTCACTTGAGCCAGTGGTTCATGAATGTTGTTGATCTCGGTTGGCAAACTATAGAATCGCTTCTAAATCCGCAACAACAAGCAGAATTAGTTTTTAAATTTAGAGGTGCTGAACACTATGAAGCTCTTCAATTAGAAAATTTAAATTCTAGTGTACAAAAAGGCAAAATACTGGACTTAGGACAAAATTCAAAAAGTCAACTAATCGCTTTAGTGGTAGGACTGATACCAGCTTCGAGAGAAGAAATAAACATTGGTGTTAAAGTTTACCCAATTGGAGAACAAAATTACCTACCAGAAGAACTTGAACTGACAGTATTGGATGAAGTTGGAATAACAGTCATGCAAGCGATCGCGAGAAACACAAAGAGCATTCAATTAAACTTTATTAGCGAAATCGGAGAACGTTTTAGCGTTAAAATTACTTTAGGTAATGTCAGCTTTACAGAGGTTTTTCTTACCTGA
- a CDS encoding type 2 lanthipeptide synthetase LanM family protein: protein MEVSRQDLIKIVEQASTLTERLGECFIPDESQTNEKLITSQWETWCQVVAQSNPEKFAKRLAWDGLDSKAVGSVLGSVRLVDPKQLPVWTETLREVLQSDWETADADASRCLDIEKPIPFEEVYLPFVYVARQKLIAHVGASWQLLSEAVHISLERQLLLQLASLSAQPLQLEFSLFKALKQSAFTLLWGGGQDIGFNSNKQYQTFVKDLKTGKLLSIFQKYNVLARLVATAMDLWVEEKAEFFHRLALNLSTIQQNFQKDIGQVVAIQLNLSDLHNRGRSVIALTFASGLKLIYKPRSLGLEVTYFELLAWCNQQQVLLPFKLLKVIDCKTHGWMEFVEHLPCEDEAAVQRYYQRAGMLLCLLYVLQGNDCHDENLIASGEHPVLVDLETLLHPRAREVNATNEVGAQSLANEQFFEDSVLWTGLLPRWEFGADGGNAHDISGLGGAGGEIPFRMPKWQNINTDNMALEYEPGIMPPAANTPLLNDITLSPNDYVNELIDGFRQMYQFLSERREVLLATDSPIAAFAHQKVRFLFRPTQVYSHVLGKALNPNYLRHGVDYSIELDVLSRAFLAADAKPPIWSLLAVELQALEQMDIPYFVADSSSDALIVNPDLIIEGYFKEPSYNRMIRHLQRLNDADLAQQIAIIRGSFYSRVARGMTDTAPCTFVNAGLDLDATVHLTQLQLVHEAVEIAKELQQRAIQAADGSVTWIGMGYLPKAERMQLQPLGDGLYDGVCGVALFLAALAKVTDDTEFRDLALSALQPLRKTLQETDTSFQRRITKQMGISGSTGLGSIVYALVRVSQSLDEPELLNIASLAASLITQESIASDRSFDIIAGAAGAILGLLSFYQASSDPAVLDRATALGYHLLINRTKSNSGFRAWATLEGKLATGFSHGAAGIAYALLRLYKTTQETVFLEAAEEAIAYERSVFSPNAGNWPDVRSFTLEGGKPSFITNWCHGAPGIGLGRLGGLEILDTPEIRQEIAVALNTTQQFGLQNIDHLCCGNFGRMEVLLVGACKLSRPELWNTVQKQAAWVVARAKQVGTFYLFPELRGDIYNPGFFQGTAGIGYELLRLAYPESLPSVLLWE, encoded by the coding sequence ATGGAAGTTTCACGGCAAGATTTAATCAAAATAGTTGAGCAAGCTAGTACACTCACTGAAAGATTGGGCGAGTGCTTTATTCCTGATGAGTCCCAAACTAACGAAAAGCTGATTACCTCCCAGTGGGAAACCTGGTGTCAGGTTGTTGCACAAAGCAACCCAGAAAAATTTGCCAAACGTCTTGCCTGGGATGGACTGGATTCTAAAGCTGTCGGGAGTGTTCTTGGATCTGTCCGCCTCGTCGATCCAAAACAGCTTCCTGTCTGGACAGAAACTTTGCGGGAAGTTTTACAAAGTGATTGGGAAACAGCTGATGCTGATGCGTCTCGCTGTCTGGATATCGAAAAACCAATTCCCTTTGAAGAAGTTTATCTACCCTTTGTGTATGTAGCGCGACAGAAACTCATTGCACACGTCGGTGCTAGTTGGCAACTGCTGTCGGAAGCAGTTCACATATCTCTGGAACGTCAACTGTTGTTGCAGTTAGCGTCTCTTTCCGCCCAGCCGCTACAGTTAGAGTTTTCATTATTTAAAGCGCTCAAGCAATCTGCTTTCACTCTTTTATGGGGAGGAGGACAAGACATAGGCTTTAATTCTAATAAGCAGTACCAAACTTTTGTCAAAGACCTGAAAACAGGCAAGTTACTGTCCATTTTCCAGAAGTACAACGTCTTAGCTCGCTTGGTAGCAACGGCAATGGATCTCTGGGTGGAGGAAAAAGCGGAATTTTTCCACCGGTTAGCATTAAACTTGTCAACCATACAACAAAACTTCCAAAAAGATATAGGTCAGGTTGTTGCCATCCAATTGAATCTCTCCGATCTTCACAATAGGGGACGCTCGGTGATAGCTTTGACCTTTGCCTCTGGATTGAAACTGATATACAAACCTAGAAGCTTGGGCTTGGAAGTTACGTATTTTGAGTTACTAGCCTGGTGTAATCAGCAGCAAGTTCTGTTGCCGTTCAAGTTACTCAAAGTTATCGACTGCAAAACCCACGGCTGGATGGAATTTGTAGAGCATTTGCCATGTGAAGACGAAGCTGCAGTGCAGCGATACTACCAACGTGCCGGAATGCTGCTGTGTCTACTCTATGTGCTGCAAGGAAATGACTGCCATGATGAAAATCTGATCGCCAGTGGAGAACACCCAGTGCTGGTAGATTTGGAAACCCTTCTGCATCCCCGTGCCCGCGAGGTTAATGCCACAAATGAAGTAGGGGCGCAATCCTTAGCCAATGAGCAATTTTTTGAAGATTCCGTGCTGTGGACTGGACTCCTGCCGAGATGGGAATTTGGGGCAGATGGAGGGAACGCTCACGACATTAGTGGTTTGGGGGGAGCTGGCGGGGAAATCCCTTTTAGAATGCCAAAGTGGCAGAACATCAACACTGATAACATGGCACTGGAGTATGAACCTGGCATCATGCCACCCGCAGCCAATACACCTTTGCTGAATGATATTACCTTATCACCAAATGATTACGTTAATGAACTCATAGATGGTTTCCGGCAGATGTATCAGTTCTTGTCAGAGCGACGAGAAGTGCTTCTGGCAACTGATAGTCCAATAGCCGCCTTTGCTCATCAGAAAGTACGGTTTTTGTTTCGCCCTACCCAAGTCTACTCTCATGTTCTAGGTAAAGCCCTCAATCCAAATTACCTGCGCCATGGCGTAGACTATAGTATTGAGCTGGATGTACTGAGTCGTGCGTTTTTGGCAGCCGACGCAAAACCCCCAATCTGGTCGCTGCTAGCGGTGGAACTCCAAGCCTTAGAACAAATGGATATTCCTTACTTTGTTGCTGATTCCAGTAGTGATGCCCTGATAGTCAACCCTGATTTGATAATTGAGGGATATTTTAAAGAACCTAGTTATAATCGAATGATTAGACATCTCCAGAGGCTTAATGATGCAGATTTAGCTCAACAGATTGCAATTATTCGGGGTTCTTTTTACTCGCGGGTTGCTCGTGGCATGACCGATACCGCACCCTGTACGTTTGTTAATGCTGGTTTAGATTTGGATGCAACTGTTCACTTGACACAATTACAACTGGTGCATGAAGCAGTGGAAATTGCCAAAGAACTGCAACAACGAGCAATTCAAGCCGCCGATGGTAGTGTTACCTGGATTGGCATGGGATACCTGCCCAAGGCTGAGCGGATGCAACTTCAACCCTTGGGGGATGGATTGTATGATGGTGTTTGCGGAGTCGCTTTATTTTTAGCAGCGTTGGCAAAAGTTACGGATGATACAGAATTTCGAGATTTAGCACTGAGCGCCTTACAGCCCCTGAGAAAAACTTTGCAGGAGACAGATACAAGTTTTCAGCGTAGAATTACCAAGCAAATGGGTATCAGTGGAAGTACTGGATTAGGGTCTATAGTTTACGCCTTGGTAAGGGTTAGTCAATCTCTAGATGAACCGGAGCTTTTAAATATTGCTAGCCTTGCAGCCTCCTTAATAACTCAGGAAAGCATTGCTAGCGATCGCTCCTTTGACATAATAGCAGGGGCAGCAGGAGCAATACTAGGATTACTGAGTTTCTACCAAGCTTCATCAGATCCAGCTGTTCTGGATCGAGCCACTGCTTTAGGTTATCATCTGCTGATAAATCGCACCAAGAGCAATTCTGGATTTAGAGCTTGGGCAACTCTAGAAGGCAAGTTAGCGACGGGCTTTTCTCATGGCGCGGCGGGCATTGCCTACGCCCTACTGCGATTGTACAAAACCACACAAGAAACGGTTTTTCTAGAAGCGGCGGAAGAAGCGATCGCCTACGAACGCAGTGTATTTTCTCCCAACGCTGGAAATTGGCCAGACGTAAGATCCTTTACTCTTGAAGGGGGTAAGCCTTCGTTTATAACCAATTGGTGTCATGGCGCTCCTGGCATTGGTTTAGGTCGTTTGGGGGGTCTGGAAATTCTCGATACTCCTGAAATCCGACAAGAGATTGCAGTCGCTTTAAATACAACTCAACAGTTTGGTTTGCAGAACATCGACCATCTCTGCTGCGGCAATTTTGGCAGGATGGAGGTGCTATTGGTAGGAGCCTGCAAACTGTCGCGTCCCGAACTCTGGAACACTGTCCAAAAACAAGCGGCATGGGTTGTAGCAAGAGCAAAGCAAGTTGGTACTTTTTATCTATTTCCCGAACTTCGCGGAGATATTTACAACCCTGGTTTCTTTCAAGGCACTGCTGGAATTGGTTATGAACTCCTGAGGCTAGCATATCCAGAATCACTTCCTTCCGTATTGCTGTGGGAGTAA
- a CDS encoding sigma-70 family RNA polymerase sigma factor — protein MRRDELDSYLLQLATRAQRYPPHSQERQIALTKLIHGIVRFGHFWYPSKSQFSGNVQDIYNEARQELFLFICQNIDKYNPERGTVMAWVNVLLERRFFKDTIRKYQTHSHVTKMTITDLDSFAVPTEPKDLTEIVRECIESDPEDLFKNEYIEKCPQATFQALALRRMSGKSWKEISEEFEMKVPTVSSFYYRCLKKLSPKLKEYCENQVD, from the coding sequence ATGAGGAGAGATGAACTTGATTCATATCTATTACAGCTTGCTACAAGAGCGCAGCGATATCCACCGCATTCTCAGGAACGGCAAATCGCTTTAACAAAGCTGATTCATGGCATCGTGCGCTTTGGTCATTTTTGGTATCCCTCAAAAAGTCAATTTTCAGGCAATGTTCAAGATATTTATAATGAGGCACGTCAGGAACTTTTTCTTTTTATTTGTCAAAATATTGACAAGTATAATCCGGAACGCGGTACGGTTATGGCATGGGTCAATGTTCTTTTGGAACGGCGATTTTTTAAAGACACTATTCGTAAATATCAGACTCACAGTCATGTAACAAAAATGACTATAACTGACCTGGATAGTTTTGCCGTACCTACCGAACCAAAAGACCTTACAGAAATAGTGAGGGAATGTATAGAATCAGACCCAGAAGACCTTTTCAAAAATGAGTATATAGAAAAATGTCCTCAAGCAACCTTTCAAGCATTAGCTCTGCGAAGAATGTCAGGAAAATCATGGAAAGAAATTTCAGAAGAATTTGAAATGAAAGTTCCTACAGTGAGCAGCTTTTATTACCGATGTCTAAAAAAGCTTTCTCCTAAGTTAAAAGAATACTGTGAGAATCAGGTAGATTAA